The Megalops cyprinoides isolate fMegCyp1 chromosome 9, fMegCyp1.pri, whole genome shotgun sequence genome has a window encoding:
- the LOC118782972 gene encoding TRPM8 channel-associated factor homolog, producing MAYKDAYSALMKGVEELDCQGPAVPGDLVLIGDHAFPLAMNPRGKVLMAASRYGQGRIVVLGHEAFLTTFPAVVENALTWLKPSTDAQVGIHSAYSAVAHNLCNSSIQAEEGSFHSGLGVYVTDAYSVGPTAKELVAFLKEGGGLLVAGQAWSWAMDHPKENALLGFPGNKVCSVAGIYFSEHPGELGVFPVPRQIPSSWLAVSKDEDFKDDLEFLLEGVSDFDIQGDALPSEVLVHGPLAFPIATTNDGRAFIAGSYYGRGRVIVTTHESYLRRQALAPFLINAVRWLDEGRNGTVGILPKLNGAHALLSQSGLTCEKTRFKQGLSVYVCTSYSDAHATDIQEFVAEGGGLLIGGHAWYWAQAQSGRNAMTEYPGNHILNKMGFSILEDTLKAGLYEALQSCSEAYHFRRMLQNFMAHVTCGQTLTEHEQACLKQLGGDCAKYLRLRAYDCPSYNSILSVLTDIVKKAGVPQVCASCPVENSKDHLLLHVGTEVYKASPNPDDLLPYIIKDKPNLPTVPNARVRINSNTAGSEEWKSTGLYLSPGMKTHMAIPSQIVGKGWKVQIGCQTDYVGDKNKLIRAPVVHERFPIESDTIQVSNLWGGLIYLVAPSNCQEGELEITVEEAIRAPYYKSGETSVADWVGGIRNAPAPWAEMEFENIIMTVPSEVVRHIDRPDEVAEVWDTIMRSIAELAAIPAKFPRKERFVADVQISHGFMHAGYPVMMHSSSAPDLMIPKLVAGNGGDIWGAIHELGHNQQQSAWEFPPHTTECTCNLWSVYVHETVLGVERADAHGDLKPRKRQKRIMQFLQSGRELDNWKVWTALETYMQLQEEFGWEPFKKVFAAYHHMEKVPKDKNDKMNLYAETFSSTVNRNLVPFFKSWGWPIEPELERKLEDLPEWNDHPMAKYKDL from the exons ATGGCCTACAAAGATGCTTATTCCGCTCTGATGAAGGGTGTAGAGGAGCTGGACTGCCAGGGACCGGCTGTGCCCGGTGACCTGGTGCTGATCGGTGACCATGCCTTCCCCCTGGCCATGAACCCTCGGGGTAAGGTCCTGATGGCAGCTTCCAGATATGGCCAGGGTCGCATTGTGGTGCTGGGTCATGAGGCCTTCCTCACCACCTTTCCCGCTGTGGTGGAGAACGCCCTGACCTGGCTGAAGCCCTCCACTGACGCCCAGGTGGGAATCCACTCAGCCTACAGTGCTGTGGCCCATAACCtatgcaacagcagcatccaggCGGAGGAAGGGAGCTTCCACAGTGGGCTGGGTGTTTATGTCACTGATGCCTACAGTGTGGGCCCCACTGCAAAGGAGCTTGTGGCCTTTCTGAAGGAAGGGGGTGGTCTGCTTGTTGCTGGTCAAGCTTGGAGCTGGGCCATGGACCACCCTAAGGAGAACGCCCTGCTGGGCTTCCCAGGGAACaaggtgtgcagtgtggctgGGATCTACTTCTCTGAACACCCAGGGGAGCTGGGCGTGTTCCCTGTGCCCAGGCAGATCCCTTCCAGCTGGCTGGCAGTGTC GAAAGATGAAGACTTCAAGGATGACCTTGAGTTCCTGTTGGAGGGAGTGTCTGACTTTGACATCCAGGGAGATGCACTGCCCTCAGAAGTCCTAGTGCATGGTCCCTTAGCTTTCCCCATCGCCACCACCAATGATGGCAGGGCCTTCATTGCTGGATCCTACTACGGGAGAGGTCGGGTCATCGTTACCACCCACGAGAGCTACCTGAGGCGCCAGGCTCTGGCTCCTTTCCTGATCAATGCAGTGCGCTGGTTGGATGAGGGCCGCAATGGGACGGTGGGCATCCTACCTAAGCTCAATGGAGCCCACGCCCTCCTGAGCCAGTCTGGCCTCACCTGCGAGAAGACAAGGTTCAAACAGGGGCTGAGTGTTTATGTCTGCACCTCATACAGTGATGCTCATGCCACCGACATCCAGGAGTTTGTGGCTGAGGGTGGGGGTCTCCTCATTGGTGGCCATGCCTGGTACTGGGCACAAGCCCAGAGTGGCCGAAATGCCATGACCGAGTACCCCGGCAACCACATCCTTAACAAGATGGGCTTTAGCATCCTGGAGGACACCTTGAAAGCAGGCCTGTATGAGGCCCTGCAGTCCTGCTCCGAGGCCTATCACTTCCGAAGAATGCTGCAGAATTTTATGGCTCATGTGACCTGCGGGCAGACGCTGACAGAGCACGAGCAGGCCTGCCTGAAGCAACTGGGTGGGGACTGTGCCAAATACCTGCGTTTGCGAGCCTATGACTGCCCTTCCTATAACTCCATCCTCTCAGTGCTCACAGACATAGTAAAGAAGGCCGGTGTACCGCAAGTCTGTGCCAGCTGCCCTGTGGAGAACTCTAAGGACCACCTCCTTCTCCACGTGGGCACTGAGGTGTACAAGGCATCCCCCAATCCAGATGACCTCCTGCCCTACATCATCAAGGACAAGCCCAACCTGCCCACAGTCCCCAATGCCAGGGTCCGGatcaacagcaacactgcag GCAGTGAGGAGTGGAAGAGCACTGGCCTGTACCTCTCTCCTGGCATGAAGACACACATGGCAATCCCCTCCCAAATCGTCGGAAAAGGCTGGAAA GTGCAGATCGGCTGCCAGACAGACTATGTCGGCGATAAGAATAAACTGATCAGGGCACCAGTGGTGCATGAGCGATTCCCCATAGAGTCGGACACCATTCAGGTCTCAAATTTGTGGGGCGGCCTTATCTACCTGGTGGCTCCATCTAATTGCCAGGAGGGAGAGCTGGAGATCACTGTAGAAGAAGCCATCCGTGCACCATACTACAAATCTG GCGAGACCAGTGTGGCAGACTGGGTTGGGGGGATTCGTAATGCCCCTGCTCCCTGGGCGGAGATGGAGTTTGAGAACATCATCATGACGGTACCCTCAGAGGTGGTGCGCCACATCGATCGACCAGACGAGGTGGCAGAGGTCTGGGACACCATCATGAGGAGTATTGCGGAGCTGGCCGCTATCCCCGCTAAGTTTCCCCGCAAGGAGCGCTTTGTGGCTGATGTGCAGATCTCCCACG GTTTCATGCATGCAGGCTACCCAGTCATGATGCACTCAAGTTCAGCTCCAGACCTGATGATTCCAAAGCTGGTGGCTGGCAATGGCGGTGACATATGGGGGGCCATCCATGAGCTGGGTCACAACCAGCAGCAGAGTGCCTGGGAGTTCCCACCGCACACCACAGAGTGCACCTGCAACCTGTGGTCTGTCTACGTGCACGAAACTGTGCTGGGCGTGGAGCGGGCCGATGCACATGGGGATTTGAAGCCCAGAAAACGACAGAAGAGGATTATGCAGTTTctgcagagtgggagagagctGGACAACTGGAAAGTGTGGACGGCTCTGGAGACTTACATGCAG CTCCAAGAAGAGTTCGGCTGGGAGCCCTTCAAGAAGGTCTTTGCTGCCTATCATCACATGGAGAAAGTGCCCaaggacaaaaatgacaaaatgaatcTGTATGCAGAGACCTTCTCCAGCACAGTCAACAGAAATCTGGTGCCCTTCTTCAAGTCCTGGGGCTGGCCCATCGAGCCTgagctggagaggaagctgGAAGACCTGCCTGAGTGGAATGACCATCCCATGGCCAAGTACAAGGACCTGTAG